Proteins co-encoded in one Bacillus paramycoides genomic window:
- a CDS encoding YycH family regulatory protein, producing the protein MSMENVKTIVLINLVVISLFLTFNLWTYVPDSTSMQNAKFVQGNEGTTQTKIGDVVRPTSIIVHKDKNHYGSKREGDIESIYKPLEAGELYDFKEISLAKADFLSYVHGEGKIELVFPTNIPFDAVKSMFNMKEKSINKPKYFNRIILDPSRSRDQEIKINFVSDGDNSRIYEAKLSGVYLKDIVNAQNQFIVSAKPYFDYQINDMKKLFLPDGATELSNITYISSNLAVDTFKNALFSDPRYLSPITEKSKETFTDGIRSMEIENDHHMLKYKNSSVSSEKTTDNLMLLQKSFDFVNGHSGSLDSYRLDYMNKGQTVFRLHEDGYSVFNTDGLAELRQVWGSEEVMEYERPLLSLNTKGIEQKVTLPSGHVVIASLENNPAVDKRFIKDIGIGYKLSLDGQVARLQPIWYVKFVEDEAGKQKIYEWSEGGLNGLGSD; encoded by the coding sequence ATGAGTATGGAAAATGTTAAAACGATCGTTTTAATTAATTTAGTTGTAATTAGCCTATTTCTTACTTTTAACTTATGGACGTATGTGCCAGATTCCACGTCTATGCAAAACGCAAAATTTGTGCAGGGTAATGAAGGAACTACTCAAACTAAAATCGGTGATGTTGTCCGCCCTACTTCTATCATTGTCCACAAAGATAAAAATCATTACGGGAGCAAAAGAGAGGGAGATATAGAATCAATTTATAAACCTTTGGAAGCAGGGGAATTATATGATTTCAAAGAGATATCGCTTGCTAAAGCTGATTTCCTTTCTTATGTGCATGGTGAAGGGAAAATTGAACTTGTTTTTCCTACCAACATCCCGTTTGATGCAGTTAAATCTATGTTTAATATGAAAGAAAAAAGTATAAATAAGCCTAAATATTTTAATCGAATTATTCTTGATCCTTCTAGAAGTAGGGATCAAGAAATTAAAATTAATTTTGTTTCTGATGGTGATAACTCTAGAATATATGAAGCAAAATTAAGTGGTGTGTATTTAAAAGATATTGTAAATGCACAAAATCAATTTATAGTATCGGCAAAACCTTATTTTGACTATCAAATTAATGATATGAAAAAGTTATTTTTACCAGATGGAGCGACAGAATTAAGTAATATAACATATATTTCATCTAATTTAGCGGTGGATACATTTAAGAATGCTCTTTTTAGTGACCCGCGTTATTTAAGTCCTATTACCGAGAAATCGAAAGAAACATTTACAGACGGTATTAGGTCTATGGAGATTGAAAACGATCATCATATGCTAAAGTATAAAAATTCTTCTGTTTCAAGTGAGAAAACGACAGATAATTTAATGCTTTTACAAAAAAGCTTTGATTTTGTAAATGGTCACAGTGGGAGCTTGGATTCATATCGTTTGGACTATATGAATAAAGGACAGACGGTATTTCGTCTACATGAAGATGGATATTCTGTATTCAATACAGATGGATTAGCTGAATTGAGACAAGTATGGGGATCAGAAGAAGTAATGGAATATGAAAGACCGTTGTTGTCTTTAAATACGAAAGGTATAGAGCAAAAGGTCACTCTTCCATCAGGTCACGTTGTAATAGCATCCTTAGAAAATAATCCCGCAGTAGATAAACGATTCATTAAAGACATTGGTATTGGATACAAATTATCACTAGATGGGCAAGTAGCTCGACTACAGCCAATTTGGTATGTAAAGTTTGTTGAAGATGAAGCTGGCAAACAAAAAATATATGAGTGGAGTGAGGGAGGACTAAATGGATTGGGATCGGATTAA
- the walK gene encoding cell wall metabolism sensor histidine kinase WalK has product MKKVGFFQSIHLKFVLIYMLLILIAMQVIGVYFVRELEKSLVQGFRDSLTQQTNLLSYNLKQEFKKSHTKAETESTDETIKTSIRKFASDRKKDIQEVSVFDSNRKLLAISDESKQNKVNRTSTDIAVQRVLVQKKPEVKIEKDGRTGHRVQVMLTPILDDNGKDALGVIYIVASMEDVYKQMKDINQIFATGTVIALLVTAVLGILLAQTITRPISDMRRQAIEMAKGNYSRKVKVHSHDEIGQLALSFNNLSKKLQQARSSTESERRKLSSVLSHMTDGVIATDRKGDIILLNDPAEKMLNVSRETALDQSVLEVLGIQEEFTLDHLYEEPDSVLLDFSTRNEPYILRASFSVIQKETGKANGLIAVLYDVTEQERIERERREFVANVSHELRTPLTTMRSYLEALTDGAWQDPNIAPQFLTVTQEETERMIRLVNALLQLSKLDSTEHRLMKEWVDFTDFFNNIIDRFEMSKEQNVSFKRSFSKKSRFIDMDTDKITQVLYNIISNALKYSPEGGTVTYRLRDRGELLEISVSDQGMGIPKENVDKIFERFYRVDKARSRQMGGTGLGLAIAKEMIEAHGGSIWAKSEEGKGTTIYFTLPMAADEEDDWE; this is encoded by the coding sequence ATGAAGAAAGTCGGTTTTTTTCAATCTATTCATTTAAAATTTGTACTCATATATATGCTATTAATATTGATAGCTATGCAGGTTATTGGGGTATATTTCGTTAGAGAATTAGAAAAGAGTCTTGTACAAGGATTTAGAGATTCTTTAACGCAGCAAACGAATTTATTATCATATAACTTGAAACAAGAGTTTAAAAAAAGTCATACAAAAGCAGAAACAGAATCAACAGATGAAACGATTAAAACTTCAATTCGAAAATTTGCCTCTGATCGAAAGAAAGATATCCAAGAGGTAAGTGTATTTGATTCGAATAGAAAGTTACTTGCTATTTCAGATGAGTCAAAGCAAAACAAGGTAAATAGAACATCAACTGATATAGCCGTTCAGCGGGTATTGGTACAAAAAAAGCCAGAAGTGAAAATTGAGAAGGATGGTCGTACAGGTCATCGCGTACAAGTTATGCTTACTCCTATTCTAGATGATAATGGAAAGGATGCACTTGGTGTTATTTACATTGTTGCATCTATGGAAGATGTCTATAAACAGATGAAGGATATTAATCAAATTTTTGCGACTGGAACCGTTATTGCATTACTCGTAACAGCTGTACTTGGAATTTTGTTAGCTCAAACGATTACGAGACCAATCTCAGATATGCGAAGACAAGCGATTGAAATGGCAAAAGGAAACTATTCAAGAAAAGTAAAAGTGCATAGCCATGATGAAATTGGACAATTAGCATTATCTTTCAATAATTTATCAAAAAAATTACAACAAGCTCGTTCTTCAACGGAAAGTGAAAGACGTAAATTATCATCCGTTTTATCACATATGACAGATGGGGTAATTGCTACCGACCGAAAAGGAGACATTATTTTATTAAATGATCCTGCGGAAAAGATGCTAAATGTTTCGCGTGAAACGGCACTCGATCAATCTGTTTTAGAAGTATTAGGGATACAGGAAGAATTTACGCTCGATCATTTATACGAAGAGCCTGATTCCGTTTTATTAGATTTTAGTACGAGAAATGAGCCATATATTTTACGTGCTAGTTTCTCTGTTATTCAAAAAGAGACAGGGAAAGCAAATGGTTTAATAGCCGTATTATATGATGTAACTGAACAAGAGCGTATAGAGAGGGAACGCCGCGAGTTTGTGGCAAACGTTTCCCATGAATTAAGAACGCCATTAACGACGATGCGAAGTTACTTAGAGGCTCTTACGGACGGCGCGTGGCAAGATCCGAATATTGCACCGCAATTTTTAACAGTTACACAAGAAGAAACAGAAAGAATGATTAGACTTGTAAATGCGTTATTGCAACTTTCTAAGCTTGATAGTACAGAGCATCGATTAATGAAAGAATGGGTCGACTTTACTGACTTCTTTAATAACATTATTGATCGTTTTGAAATGTCTAAAGAGCAAAACGTAAGTTTCAAACGATCTTTCTCTAAGAAATCCCGATTTATTGATATGGATACGGATAAAATTACACAAGTATTGTATAACATTATTTCGAATGCATTAAAGTATTCACCAGAAGGTGGAACAGTAACATATCGCTTACGTGATCGTGGTGAGTTATTAGAAATTAGTGTAAGCGACCAAGGAATGGGTATTCCGAAAGAGAATGTTGATAAAATCTTTGAACGTTTTTACCGCGTAGATAAAGCACGTTCAAGACAAATGGGTGGTACAGGACTTGGATTAGCGATTGCGAAAGAAATGATTGAGGCACATGGTGGCTCGATTTGGGCGAAGAGTGAGGAAGGAAAAGGGACAACTATTTATTTCACATTACCAATGGCAGCGGATGAAGAGGACGATTGGGAATGA
- the walR gene encoding cell wall metabolism DNA-binding response regulator WalR, translating to MMGKKILVVDDEKPIADILKFNLEKEGFEIVMAHDGDEAIEKANEEQPDMVLLDIMLPGKDGLEVCREIRKSSEMPIIMLTAKDSEIDKVLGLELGADDYVTKPFSTRELLARVKANLRRHQQGGAAEKEENTEMVIGPIVINPNAYSVTKREENIELTHREFELLHYLAKHLGQVMTREHLLQTVWGYDYFGDVRTVDVTVRRLREKIEDNPSHPTLIVTRRGVGYYLRDPEQE from the coding sequence ATGATGGGAAAGAAAATTTTAGTAGTTGATGATGAAAAGCCGATTGCAGATATTTTGAAGTTCAACCTAGAAAAAGAAGGTTTTGAAATTGTAATGGCGCATGATGGTGATGAAGCAATTGAAAAAGCGAATGAAGAACAGCCGGATATGGTTTTATTAGATATTATGCTACCAGGTAAGGATGGCTTAGAGGTTTGCCGTGAAATACGTAAAAGCTCAGAAATGCCGATTATTATGCTTACAGCAAAGGATTCTGAAATCGATAAAGTATTAGGACTTGAGCTTGGAGCAGATGATTATGTAACGAAGCCATTTAGTACGAGGGAATTACTTGCTCGCGTGAAGGCGAATTTACGTCGCCATCAACAAGGTGGTGCTGCAGAAAAAGAAGAAAATACGGAAATGGTTATTGGACCGATTGTTATCAATCCGAATGCATATAGTGTAACGAAGCGTGAAGAAAATATTGAACTTACACATCGTGAATTTGAGCTACTACATTATTTAGCAAAACATTTAGGACAAGTTATGACGCGCGAACATTTATTGCAAACGGTTTGGGGTTATGACTACTTTGGAGATGTACGTACAGTGGATGTAACAGTTCGTCGTTTACGTGAAAAAATTGAAGATAATCCAAGTCATCCTACATTAATAGTCACTAGACGTGGAGTAGGGTATTACTTGCGTGACCCAGAGCAGGAATAG
- a CDS encoding adenylosuccinate synthase encodes MSSVVVVGTQWGDEGKGKITDFLSEHAEVVARYQGGNNAGHTIVFGGVKYKLHLIPSGIFYKEKICVIGNGLVVDPKALLEELKYLHDRGVSTENLRVSNRAHVILPYHLKQDELEEASKGDDKIGTTKKGIGPAYMDKAARIGIRMADLLDREAFKEKLERNLAQKNRLFEKMYDTEGFSVEEIFEEYFEYGQQIAQYVCDTSVVLNDALDNNHRVLFEGAQGVMLDIDHGTYPFVTSSNPIAGGVTVGTGVGPAKVTRVVGVCKAYTSRVGDGPFPTELHDEIGHQIREVGREYGTTTGRPRRVGWFDSVVVRHARRVSGLTDLSLNSIDVLTGIPTLKICVAYKCNGEVIDEVPANLNILAKCEPVYEELPGWTEDITGVRSLDELPENARKYVERVSELTGIQLSMFSVGPDRNQTNIVRNVYEA; translated from the coding sequence ATGTCTTCAGTAGTAGTTGTAGGAACACAATGGGGCGACGAAGGAAAAGGTAAAATCACTGATTTTCTTTCTGAGCATGCGGAAGTAGTTGCAAGATATCAAGGTGGAAATAACGCAGGACATACAATTGTATTCGGCGGGGTTAAATATAAATTACACTTAATTCCATCTGGTATTTTCTATAAAGAAAAAATTTGTGTAATCGGAAACGGCTTAGTAGTAGATCCGAAAGCGTTACTTGAAGAGTTAAAATACTTACACGATCGTGGTGTAAGTACTGAAAATTTACGCGTAAGTAACCGTGCGCACGTTATTTTACCTTATCACTTAAAACAAGATGAGTTAGAAGAAGCAAGTAAAGGTGATGACAAAATCGGTACAACGAAAAAAGGTATCGGTCCTGCATATATGGACAAAGCTGCTCGTATCGGTATCCGTATGGCTGATCTTTTAGACCGTGAAGCATTTAAAGAGAAGCTTGAGCGCAATTTAGCACAAAAAAATCGTTTGTTTGAAAAAATGTACGATACAGAAGGTTTCAGTGTAGAAGAAATTTTCGAAGAGTACTTCGAGTACGGACAACAAATCGCACAATATGTGTGTGATACGTCTGTTGTATTAAATGATGCATTAGATAACAATCACCGTGTACTATTTGAAGGTGCACAAGGTGTTATGCTTGATATCGACCACGGTACGTACCCATTCGTTACATCTTCTAACCCGATTGCTGGTGGTGTAACAGTTGGAACTGGAGTTGGTCCTGCAAAAGTTACTCGCGTTGTAGGTGTATGTAAAGCATATACAAGCCGTGTTGGTGATGGTCCATTCCCTACTGAGCTTCATGATGAAATTGGTCATCAAATTCGTGAAGTTGGTCGTGAGTATGGAACGACAACTGGTCGTCCACGCCGCGTAGGTTGGTTCGATAGCGTTGTTGTAAGACATGCACGTCGTGTTAGTGGTTTAACAGATTTATCATTAAACTCTATCGACGTTCTAACTGGTATTCCAACTCTTAAAATTTGTGTTGCTTACAAATGCAATGGCGAAGTTATCGATGAAGTTCCAGCAAACTTAAATATTTTAGCGAAATGTGAGCCTGTATACGAAGAGCTTCCAGGTTGGACAGAAGATATTACTGGTGTAAGGTCATTAGACGAGCTTCCTGAAAATGCAAGAAAATACGTAGAACGTGTTTCTGAGTTAACAGGAATTCAATTATCTATGTTCTCAGTTGGACCAGATCGTAACCAAACAAATATCGTTCGTAACGTATACGAAGCTTAA
- the dnaB gene encoding replicative DNA helicase, which translates to MSDVMADRTPPHNIEAEQAVLGAILIDQDALTSASELLVPDSFYRTKHQKIFEVMLGLSDKGEPIDLVMMTSAMADQGLLEELGGVSYLAELAEVVPTAANVEYYARIIAEKALLRRLIRTATHIVSDGYEREDDVDGLLNEAEKKILEVSHQTNAKAFQNIKDVLVDAYDKIELLHNQKGEVTGIPTGFTELDKMTAGFQRNDLIIVAARPSVGKTAFSLNIAQNVATKTDENVAIFSLEMGADQLVMRMLCAEGNIDAQRLRTGSLTSDDWAKLTMAMGSLSNAGIYIDDTPGIKVNEIRAKCRRLKQEQGLGMILIDYLQLIQGSGKSGENRQQEVSEISRTLKGIARELQVPVIALSQLSRGVESRQDKRPMMSDIRESGSIEQDADIVAFLYREDYYDRETENKNTIEIIIAKQRNGPVGSVELAFVKEFNKFVNLERRFEDGHAPPA; encoded by the coding sequence ATGAGTGATGTAATGGCTGATCGTACCCCTCCGCATAATATAGAAGCTGAGCAGGCAGTCTTAGGTGCTATATTGATTGATCAGGATGCATTAACGTCAGCATCGGAACTATTGGTACCTGACTCGTTTTATCGAACGAAACACCAAAAGATTTTCGAAGTCATGCTTGGGTTATCTGATAAGGGGGAGCCAATCGACTTAGTAATGATGACGTCAGCGATGGCTGATCAAGGGTTACTAGAAGAACTTGGTGGTGTTTCTTACTTAGCAGAGTTAGCAGAAGTTGTTCCAACTGCTGCTAACGTAGAGTATTATGCACGAATCATCGCTGAAAAAGCGCTGTTACGTCGTTTAATTCGAACAGCGACTCATATTGTGTCTGATGGATATGAGAGAGAAGATGATGTGGATGGCCTATTAAATGAGGCTGAGAAAAAAATATTAGAAGTATCACATCAAACGAACGCTAAGGCATTCCAAAATATTAAAGACGTTCTTGTAGATGCCTACGATAAAATCGAACTTTTGCATAACCAAAAAGGTGAAGTTACCGGGATACCAACTGGATTTACTGAATTAGATAAGATGACGGCAGGGTTCCAACGAAATGATTTAATCATCGTGGCAGCACGTCCATCGGTAGGGAAAACGGCATTTTCATTAAATATCGCACAAAACGTAGCGACGAAAACGGATGAAAATGTAGCGATTTTTAGTCTAGAGATGGGTGCCGATCAGCTAGTTATGCGTATGCTTTGTGCAGAAGGGAATATTGATGCACAAAGACTTCGTACCGGATCATTAACTTCTGATGATTGGGCGAAATTAACGATGGCGATGGGGAGCCTTTCTAATGCCGGTATTTATATTGATGATACGCCTGGGATTAAGGTGAATGAGATTCGAGCAAAATGTCGTAGATTAAAACAAGAACAGGGTCTTGGTATGATCTTGATTGACTACTTACAGCTTATTCAAGGAAGTGGGAAATCAGGAGAGAACCGTCAGCAGGAAGTATCTGAGATTTCTCGTACACTAAAAGGGATTGCACGTGAATTGCAAGTGCCTGTTATTGCCTTGTCGCAGTTATCTCGTGGTGTAGAATCTCGTCAAGATAAACGTCCGATGATGTCTGATATTCGTGAATCGGGAAGTATTGAGCAGGATGCTGATATTGTAGCCTTCTTATATCGTGAAGATTACTATGATCGAGAAACGGAAAACAAAAATACGATTGAAATTATTATTGCGAAGCAGCGTAACGGTCCAGTAGGCTCAGTAGAGCTTGCATTCGTTAAGGAGTTCAATAAGTTCGTTAACTTAGAACGTCGCTTCGAAGATGGACATGCGCCGCCGGCATAA